The genome window ggaccaattaaaaaagagttatagcatttatgacttCCTAAACTAAAGAGTATGATTGgagttaaaattttatagagCTCTTAAAATAGCTTTTATACatttttaactaaattttaactaaaaaatagcgAGTATGATTGTAGTTGACACAATTGGGCCTCGTTGGGTTGGCTTCTTCAATGGCTAAGAGTTCTCGTGTAGTCCAAATCAACGAACAATTGGGCCATAATTCAACATTTCCATAAAACTCAATCAGAGCCGAATGGACATTTCACTCAACTCATTTTATGTAATAAATAGAATAATAGaaatttagttttttcttttttctttttctgttacagaaatttagttatattgaattaaagaaTTACAAGCAAAGAAAATGTGACAGATTGCAGTGTGGTCATGCGTTTTTAGTCACAAGATATCTGATTCATTATTTAGGTAAATGTTGTTTGATTCATACCTTCCAATATGattgaaataaattaataactaaaaatcaaaacttgtAGTTTTGCATGAtcgttaaaataaaattaacatgAATTTGTCGGTCTCTAATTATATATGATAGTGAATTATATAGACATAAACACAgacacacaaaaacacaagatattggaggaaattaaaaatattggaaatttTTCTCTGTGACTGCAATGTAAGCTACCATTACAGTATGTGCCTAATTAACTTCCAATGGAGAGGGCTACCCACCAATTGTAGTGTGAAAACCACTGTACAAAGTTTGAATAAGATCAAATAGGAGATGAATGTAGCTGATTTGTTGAGAATGTGTCACATGGCACAATTTTTATTCACTGAAACTAGCCTATACCATACTAGTGACAATTATAATTCTTATAGCTTGTTGATTTCACGAGTTATATATTACTTAtgttagttttattttatgttgtcATTGATCAATTCATATTTAAGGATGGTTCATGGTAAAAATTGGAATCAATGAGCTTAAGCTGCATTTAGTATTCATTTAGTATAACTAGTTTGGTCATAGGCTTGTGAATACAAATATCAAGTGAGAGAGGTGTGTTTTCGATTTAGTCAGGATACTAAGTTATTTTTAATCTTGTAAAAGACTCTATAACTTATATAATGTGTTGATTTTGATACATTAAAATACGTGAAAAACATTTCGTCTTTAGAATGTGatatttttgcattttattgaatgaaagagagtttgtgtttaaaaagaaaagaaaaaaagagaaggtgAGCTTATTTTGTAACTATGTAAATCAACAATTTCTGAATTAGACATATCTAAATTTTTGCAATTGTTTACCTTTTATATTCATGATGTGAAAGAAGCATAAAAATGATACATCGATTGCTCCCAGTATGTAAAAGTTTTCTCACAGAGTTTTTTTTGCATTACATAGAAATTTTGCTAATTAGCGGATTTTACTAGAATCTGTGTGTATTGCAAAACATCTCAACTGACCTAAACAGTCGGTCTCTGATTCGAGTTTGTTTTCAAGTCAAAACTCAAATTGTGGGcctagaagaaaaagatgagagagtgtgcaaaacccaaatttaagTTTCGACCCAACCATTTCCAATGGAATTTAgactcaaaacccaaaaatgtGCATTGGAGAGAATTTGGGCCACCATTTTTGGACCCAAATATGTGAATTGGTGTTTTTGTATTGAACACAAAGCATCCTGATCTTTgacctaaaaagaaaaaaagaaaaaaaaaaactgacacAAATGTACAAAAAGAGCATCCTGATTCTATCATAAAATTCATACATCTTAACCCTCACTTATATAAGAATGCCAAAACTTTCATAAATCCAATCTTTCattctaaaaaatttacaaaaaaaaagaacttggGTCTCTTATTTTTATCAACGACAGAGAGACTTATGTCGCAAATATTGCGTACAATTGtatttccataaataaaaattacaaatgtTAAAAGATTTTATATGAGAGACCATATGAAACGTAAACAAGAtatgaaataacaaaaaagtcCTAATCATGCCTAAAGCGTGTGTCAAGAgactaattattattatttttttcaaagacatacttaaaaattataaataaaaaaatttagaaagaagcaaaagagaagagaattgTGAGATGGGCCCACTTAGCTTGTATAACTTACAAACAAGTTATTGTGCGGTTGGTTGAGCTATGGAGCGCTGGACTCACCGCTTTCCGTTAAAACTGCGTGCGTTTGAGCGGGTtgaccctctctctcttcttctccttctaaatatttatttcataaattaagaaaaataagaaatttccttgttcttttccttttccatttcCTAGTATCATTAGATCCAATTTCCTCGTTCAAGCAGGAAAACTTAATTCCAATTTCCACCTCATTTCCTTGttctcttatattatatatatttcttcctatTATTAACCATAATAAAGAGGCCAAATAAATATCTAAAATACCAACATTTTATTGTGAATATTAGTATTTAGAGGaggggagaggagaggagagggtTGCATATATTTAAGTTCACCTATTGCCTACACATCAAGTCATCACCTTACCTGGAATCTTAGGCGTGTTCTTAAGGTACCCTTCTGAATTTTCAATCCACTTTTTGCCATATTTTAATATTCAATATTTAATTCCTGCAAAACTATGTCTTGGGTTTTTGTCTGCTTTCATCCTCATTGTTGTTAGACTATGcaattctttttaactttgattgaatttccaaatatttttctgtttACCAAGTCAATTCTTTGGCTTTAATAGGAAACAAAACTGAATAGGGTTGAATTTTTTAGCGTGTGGAAAATAATTTACCAAAATTGTAAGAATTTAGGCCTGGTTAGATACATGCAATTGGGTTTTCGTTTTTGGTTAAATGcaattgggtttggtttgatcAGAAAGTAGAAAGAAAATGTTTCTGGGGAATGCCTTTGCTGCTTTGGTGAATTAGGTATACATAATTTGCATTCTTTGGTTAAGTTTGTTTGGTTATGCAGAAGTGGGAAATTTGCCTGTGGTGATTGGCTTTGTATTGATTTTGATAGGTTAGTAAAAGGGTTTTCTTTTGCAGATATCGTTGGTTAGACATGCTTTCACAACAATTTCAGTCAATGGAACAGTTGAAATTAGCGGCAGAATCTCAGCCAAAAGAGGTTGGATTTCTAATCCCTTCTGTTGTATTTGTTCCATTATGTCATCTATCTGTGGTGGTGACTATCAATTTCaggccaaaaagaaaagattttatagtttttgttcatattttctGAACCATATGTTTTGTTGACTCGCAAGAAATTGCAGATCTGTGTTATCCGTTCCTTATCTATTGTAAAAGAATATGTTTAGCTATAcatactctgttttttctttttcttccaactTTTGTCCATCATCGATTGCTTTGAGAACGTTGTCAATCAACCTTCTGTTATAACCTTGCCTTCTGCGTAATATCCTGCTTCCACCCCTTTGGTTTCTGCATGATGGGAAGTTGCATCAGTTTGAAACTTAGAGAATGCTACTCTAGGTAGAGAAATTTAGAGtagaaaagattttaaataGATATTTTGACTCTTAAAGGATCATTCATATTACaatgttatttttcttaaCTGAATGCCTTGGTCTTTTGaggaatttaaatttaaaccTTCAAGTATTTTTATTCTTACGGACAATGCATTGCAGGATCATTCTTTTAAGGGCAACCAGAGAAGTGATGACGCACATGAGTGCTCAGGCAGTCCTCGAAGTCGAAAGGTACCGAAcgtttttattattagttgttATGTTGGGTAATTGATGGACTATGCATAACTCACTAAAAGTCAGTTAGGGTAGTCTTTTCATAGCTTTATGAAGTACATCCAATTTGttttatcaaattaaaaaggaaTACACCACTTCATACCGTGGACCCATATGCATATATGAATAAATTTTTTCCCTCtgcttggaaaataaaattggaagAAACACTTGTGTCATCAAATCCTAGATTTTCTGCATTTTGAGTGTTAAGAATGACCAACATCAAATTaggatattaattttctttgttcactCATTTGAATTGCTTTTGTAAGAAATGGATTCATGTGCTTAAATGGAACATATGGTCCTTTGTGTTACAGATATCAGCTAGATGGGATCCGGATGAACCATGCAGGCCTGCCATTGATGAAGCACCTGTATTTTATCCAACTATTGAGGTAttcattcatttttatatTGTGGATagtaggatttttttttataaacaataATGGActctttgtatttatttattcaatttcatgtGTTGCCCTCGTCTATTAGGAGTTTGAAGATACACTTGGTTACATAGCAAAGATACGCCTAGTGGCTGAATCTTATGGTATATGTCGGATTGTCCCGCCACCTTCCTGGACCCCTCCCTGTCCTCTTAAGGATAAAGAGATGTGGGAGCATGCTAAATTTTCCACACGTATTCAGCAAGTTGACTTGCTTCAAAACAGAGAAgccatgaaaaagaaaagtagagGTCGGAAGCGAAAACGAAGAAGGCACTCAAGAATGGGAACCAAAAGACGTTCAGAAGCTAATGTTGCGTCCGAGACTGATGAGAAGTTTGGGTTCCATTCAGGATCAGACTTTACATTTGAAGAGTTTCAGAGATATGCCTATACTTTCAAGGAGAGTTACTTCAGATCAAAGGATGCTAAGGAGGGTTCAAATTCTGTTGAAACTAGAAGCAAAATATGGAAACCCTCTGTGGAAGATATTGAAGGTGAATACTGGCGAATAGTTGAGCAACCAACAGACGAGGTTGAGGTATGTAACTATGGTTTTTCAGTGCCTTTAACTGACTTTATGATTATGGAATGCACTCTTATCTTTATAAATGGTGGatgcctttttctttcatatttcAGGTTTACTATGGAGCTGACTTGGAAACAGGAGTATTTGGAAGTGGGTTTCCTAAGGCATCGTCTATGGTAACCGAAAGTGATTCGGATCAGTATGCAATGTCTGGTTGGAATCTAAATAATTTCCCACGCCTTCCTGGTTCTGTACTGTCTTTTGAAGCAAGCGACATCTCAGGAGTTCTAGTCCCATGGCTTTATGTTGGGATgtgcttttcttcattttgttgggTATGTCATGCTATCACCATGGTCAAAACACGACCCTCCAATTTTTGTCATTGCTTCCATATtagacaaaaagaaagcatTATCTTTGGGCTTACTGTTATGCTTAattgctcttttttttttttggtggtttgTAACAGCATGTTGAGGACCACCACCTCTATTCCCTAAATTATCTGCACTGGGGTGACCCAAAAGTATGGTATGGAGTGTCTGGAAGTCATGCTCAATCTTTGGAACGTGCAATGAGAAAGCATTTGCCGGATTTATTCGAGGAACAACCTGATTTACTCAATGAACTGGTAAGAAGAAAGGTTCTATCCACAAACTTTTTTGTCAACCTATGCAATAATTTATTGTGattgttgttttgttattttttttaatcacacaCCAAGTgatgaaataaatattttacgttgttatatttttttggcttcaCTCTGGTTTTCAATTTAACTTTTGGTAATAAATGGTTGTTAAAATTAGCTAAGGCATTAGAATAAAGTAATGTGAAGTCCTTTCTAAGCAGTAGAAGAAGTGTCATAAGGAAATCTGCGAATATATTTGTTTGGCCAACAGGTTGTAGCACACTAATTGGTATATAGGTGCAAGAGTCAAACCTATCTGTGAATATTTAGGTACTGACCAATGGTTTTCTGGCACCActagacacacacacacacacacacacacacacacacacacacatataacAAAAGTCTAGTTACTACAGCCTATCATTTTTGTTAAGGTAGTGGACATTAAGTGTAGAGTTGCTTTTGTAAAGCAGCCTAatgttaaatttaattattgtCCTAGTCTGATAAGACTCTGAATTATGTTATCATGGATTGATATATCTGATCTCATTCCTTCCCTATTTTTGTTCTGTCTTTATCCTGGTGATATCATTTATCAGTTTCGATCACTTCCCTGCACATGTCTGCCCACGTCACTGGGCTTCTGACATCCTTTGTTTCAACTttgcttttaaattttttgtgggTATCTCAGACACTAAGATTTCAGCTTTCATGGGTCAGGTCACTCAGCTATCTCCTTCAGTTTTAAAGTCTGAAGGTGTACCTGTGTATCGAGCTGTCCAACATTCTGGGGAGTTTATTCTTACCTTTCCGAGGGCATACCATTCTGGATTTAATTGTGGCTTTAACTGCGCCGAGGCAGTGAACGTGGCCCCTGTCGATTGGTTAGAACATGGGCAAAATGCAGTTGAGCTATACAGTGAGCAGTGTCGCAAGACATCAATCTCACACGACAAATTGTTACTGGGATCAGCACAGGAAGCTGTACAGGCTCTTTGGGAGCTATCAGTTCTTGGAAAGAAAACTACAAGAAATTTGAGCTGGCAAAATGTTTGTGGCAAAGGTGGTGTCCTCACCAGAGCAGTTAAGgtaaatctctctctctatctaaatatatatatatatatatataatatctaTCTGTCTGTCTATCTCTATCTCTTTTACCTCTCCCTTTCTACCACTTAGCCTAGAAATAGCTACATGAACTCTGGCATGCTTGTGCCCTTACGAGTAGATAAACTAAACCATATTTTGTATGACAATGACTGTTCACAGACACGAGTGCAAATGGAGGAGGAAAGACTAGATCGTCTTCCAATTTGTTTGAAGTTGCAAAAGATGGAAAGAGACTTTGATTTGAACGAGAGAGAATGTTTTTCTTGCTTCTATGACTTACACTTATCTGCTGCCAGCTGCAAATGCTCTCCTGATCGATTTTCATGTCTCAAACATGCAAAGCATTTTTGTTCATGTGACATCAGTCATAAATATGTCCTTCAACGCCATACTATCAGTGAATTAAATATGCTGGTTGAAGCATTGGAAGGGAGAGTAGAAGCCATGAAAGTATGGGCATCCAAGGACCCTGTAGTAGTTTCTATAGACGGTACTGATTGGCGTACCACTAAGTTGGATCAAGAAAGTAGCATGTCTCATAAGAGAGTCAAGTCTTGTAATCCAAGGGAAACTTCATCTTGTTGTCCTGTTTCGGAAGAGAAGGTCAACATAAATGCATCTTGCAGTTCGTCTAGTCAAGTTTCTTCTGCGGTTGTCCAGTCAGGGTCACAGCATGGAGCTTTTAGTTTAAGTGCATCTCGCATCACTATGGATAGGCAAAATGACGATGAAACTCTGGCCATGAATGATGAGGAAAAGATGGGGAATGAGTGCTGTTTTGATTTAAATCTTAATTATATGTCTGATGAACGTGAAAGCAGGACGATGCACATATCTGATGACTTTGATAACAAGGCTGTCACAATTGAGGAGGATGCATCTACTTCCGTGTCTAATCAAGAGAAAGTTTGTAGTTCAGATGTAGCCAGAGACCCAGACATGATGAAAGTTGATAATGGCTACCCTGCCTGTTCAAGGAACATCAGGAATAGTTGTGCGAGTGATGGCAATAAGCTGTTTGGTGTTGAACTTTGCTTACCCCATCCTTCTTCAaacaaacaatcaataaacttttcaaaaactgaaattgTCAAGGACTCAGGTGTAAACATATCCTTGACTGACCAAAGCTGTCAATTACAGAAGTTGAGTCCTTCGGTTGAGCCTATAGATTTTGGAGCTGTTGTGTCTGGAAAGTTGTGGTGCAGTAAGCAGGCCATATATCCAAAAGGTATACTGGCTGTAGTGCAATGGTTTCTTGGATTCTAAATTTTTTCCTCTCCTTTCCTTTCTTGTGTGGAAtccttttaacttttttttctctacatAATGGTTACCTTACCTTTTGCAGGGTATAAAAGCCGAGTTAAATTCTGTAGTGTGCTTGACCCAACAAAAGTTTGTAGCTATATTTCAGAAGTTCTCGCTGCTGGGCTTCTCGGGCCCCTATTTAAGGTTTGTCTCTCTCAACCtccaaaatataataaaatcaaaGATTGGGGGAATCTAAATTTCAGAGCTACAGCTGATTATTATTTCTTCGAATATTTTTCATATCATTTCTATACGATTTGGGTCCAGTAAAaccatcttttctttttaaaactattCTCTATTGCACAACATGTTTAGCCATTTCTTCTTTGCAATTGCATTGAATTCCACAGTTTATTACTGTACTAAACTAGTGAGCATAAAATACGAttatatttcaaaagaaaggctctataaaattattcattttatttagcTTGTGCATTTTTCAGTGGTTTCCTTTCATGAATTTCAGGTTACTTTGGAAGAATGCCCTGGTGTGGCTTTTGCTAATGTATCGGCCGAGAAGTGCTGGGATATGGTACTGCAGAGACTAAACCAAGAAATAAAGAGACGGAGTAGTCTAGGGGAAAGTGGACTGCCCCCTTTGCAGCCTAGCATTAATGGCCTTCAAATGTTTGGATTTCTCTCCCAACCCATTATTGAGGTACAGTAActtatattattttctcttctctccctGTAGCAAGCAGAAAGCTATGTTGTTTATGtcactattttttttgtgtgcctaagaaaataaattatacaaCTTAAAAAGTATTGTATGATCATGAGATAGACGGTGAGAAATATGCATAGGAAAAACCTAAATGCTGAGCTTTTACTGGGCATGCTAATTGCCTTGGCACAAAACTATATTCTCTGTTTTGGTGTGTGATTGATGATGAACAATAAAGAATTTGTGCTCCAttctcaaaaataaaaattcaatccaGTATCTAATTCGGATTTTATTCCTCCCAGGCTATTGAGGCCCTCGATCCCGACCATCAATGTGTGGAGTACTGGAATTACAGGCGTATTGTCCCATTGGCGTTTGGCAATGTTAGTGAAATCAAGCAGCATTCGTTTGAATCAAGTAGAAGTCTAGGAGAAACAGATACGAAAATTTTTGGTATTACTTTGACAAGGCAGGACCGGGATAATCCATTGGTGGAAGGAGATCATCCAACCGAAGAGATGCAGTTAGTGTTGCGAAGACTATTAAAGAAGGCAGATTCCGAAGAGTTGAGGACATTACAGAGAGTATTGTGCAGTGAGTCACAAAGTTCAAAATGGAGAGTGGCATTCACATCATTGATTGAAGAGATCCAGAGAAATGTAGATAGTTAAGGAAAAGTTATGATAGGTCCCCTCATTCTTTCTCATTCAAGGTAGCTTCTTTTCCTATTTAGTCATTCTTTAGGCCTATTCTTTGCTTAAAAAAATCCATAACAGGGAAAGAGAGGGATTCTGGGTCTTGAGTTGGGCACAAAATTTTGTAATGTGGCTACTCGTGACTGAATCTAGAGTTTTGATTTGGTGAGGCCAATGCCTTCAATCGGTCACAGAAAGTCTTTCGGTTCATCAGAAATTTTGATTGGTGATAGGATCTGGTCTTAATCAGCTAATTTTTCTGATCTTATTTCATTAATCATTGAAAAATAAGTGTACACAATAAAAGTGTTGTTTCATATCTTTCAATTGAATGCTTGAATTAACTGATAACATgcaactctttttttcttcctatgttttgttttgcagaaACGAGAAGGGTGATTGAAAAGGATTGCCAATAGAAGCATTAAAAAAGAACTACATTTCTCATCATATAACCCTCTGATTTtctttctattaaaaaaaccctTACTGAtctgaaaaaaacaaaaatccataATTACATTCCGAATCTTCTTTGAAGAAAACAGAGGGATGAAATCGCACTTGATTTAATTGAAGgaggaaacaaaaacaatgtaTGTATCATTGAGGACATAGCTAAGTTGCATTCATAAGCAAAGAATACAATAAGAACACCATTGCATGGTGAGATCAGAATTACAGCAAAATGCACAATTTTGGAACAAGAAATTGATGAACATCAACACAAAACTCACACAATTAACAAACTGTAGTAGCCGCAAAAGAATCCTAAATCCCAATTAATCTTGATAAAGAAGTCAAGATCATCCTCATCAAGATGATGTGCCAAATGTTTGAGAACCCCATCCGATAATGAGAATTAGCAGAGACGATCTTCAACTACCAAGCCGAGTAGTTCCTCTGAATCTTGAACCCCAAAACCGCACAAGCAACCAAGAACCAACCAACCGGAAACTCAACACAATGGCACGGCGGCGCTGCATCAGACCTCCACCCGCCGCCCACGATTTCTCCCGCGGGGGAAAACAACCCTGGAGATGGCGTCGGCGGAGGCGGCGGTAGAGGCTGCTGCTGCCCCTGCTGCGAATTGGGCTTGGGCAAAAGGTTAAGCCCGTCACCGTAAACAGAGTACTCAAGAATGGCTCCGACGCCGTGGACAGCCACGGTGGCGCTGATGTAGAGGTCGGGCTGGGTGAGAGGAGCGCCGTCGAGGGAGAAGTTGGAGCGGGAGGCGTTGGTGATGAGAATGGACTTGCCGGGGAGCAGAGTGGGAAGGCGAGACTTGGGCTCGAAGAGCTGGAGCTCGGAGAAGATGAGGCGCTGAGGGACCACGTGGTAAGGGAACATGAAGGGGTCGGTGGTCGGCATGCGGTTCAAGGCGTCGTCTTGAGGGATGAAGAGGGTCGCGCTCAGAGGAAGGACCAGTGGGTTCACGCCGGTGATGATGTTGACCCAGTTCCCGAAGTCGCCGGCTCCGATTAGAGCGTCGATTATGTTGTTGAGTTGTTGGGGTGTGGAG of Prunus dulcis chromosome 4, ALMONDv2, whole genome shotgun sequence contains these proteins:
- the LOC117624358 gene encoding lysine-specific demethylase JMJ18-like, producing MLSQQFQSMEQLKLAAESQPKEDHSFKGNQRSDDAHECSGSPRSRKISARWDPDEPCRPAIDEAPVFYPTIEEFEDTLGYIAKIRLVAESYGICRIVPPPSWTPPCPLKDKEMWEHAKFSTRIQQVDLLQNREAMKKKSRGRKRKRRRHSRMGTKRRSEANVASETDEKFGFHSGSDFTFEEFQRYAYTFKESYFRSKDAKEGSNSVETRSKIWKPSVEDIEGEYWRIVEQPTDEVEVYYGADLETGVFGSGFPKASSMVTESDSDQYAMSGWNLNNFPRLPGSVLSFEASDISGVLVPWLYVGMCFSSFCWHVEDHHLYSLNYLHWGDPKVWYGVSGSHAQSLERAMRKHLPDLFEEQPDLLNELVTQLSPSVLKSEGVPVYRAVQHSGEFILTFPRAYHSGFNCGFNCAEAVNVAPVDWLEHGQNAVELYSEQCRKTSISHDKLLLGSAQEAVQALWELSVLGKKTTRNLSWQNVCGKGGVLTRAVKTRVQMEEERLDRLPICLKLQKMERDFDLNERECFSCFYDLHLSAASCKCSPDRFSCLKHAKHFCSCDISHKYVLQRHTISELNMLVEALEGRVEAMKVWASKDPVVVSIDGTDWRTTKLDQESSMSHKRVKSCNPRETSSCCPVSEEKVNINASCSSSSQVSSAVVQSGSQHGAFSLSASRITMDRQNDDETLAMNDEEKMGNECCFDLNLNYMSDERESRTMHISDDFDNKAVTIEEDASTSVSNQEKVCSSDVARDPDMMKVDNGYPACSRNIRNSCASDGNKLFGVELCLPHPSSNKQSINFSKTEIVKDSGVNISLTDQSCQLQKLSPSVEPIDFGAVVSGKLWCSKQAIYPKGYKSRVKFCSVLDPTKVCSYISEVLAAGLLGPLFKVTLEECPGVAFANVSAEKCWDMVLQRLNQEIKRRSSLGESGLPPLQPSINGLQMFGFLSQPIIEAIEALDPDHQCVEYWNYRRIVPLAFGNVSEIKQHSFESSRSLGETDTKIFGITLTRQDRDNPLVEGDHPTEEMQLVLRRLLKKADSEELRTLQRVLCSESQSSKWRVAFTSLIEEIQRNVDS
- the LOC117624369 gene encoding putative proline-rich receptor-like protein kinase PERK11; translation: MASSHHSSLLFIFLTTLFTAIIAASPSPPSPPQPPQPPSPSPSSSPPPPPPSSPPPPPPPSSSQPPSPPSPTSTPQQLNNIIDALIGAGDFGNWVNIITGVNPLVLPLSATLFIPQDDALNRMPTTDPFMFPYHVVPQRLIFSELQLFEPKSRLPTLLPGKSILITNASRSNFSLDGAPLTQPDLYISATVAVHGVGAILEYSVYGDGLNLLPKPNSQQGQQQPLPPPPPTPSPGLFSPAGEIVGGGWRSDAAPPCHCVEFPVGWFLVACAVLGFKIQRNYSAW